A window of Notolabrus celidotus isolate fNotCel1 chromosome 11, fNotCel1.pri, whole genome shotgun sequence contains these coding sequences:
- the zgc:56699 gene encoding gametocyte-specific factor 1 isoform X1 gives MLFDRRPYGLEIRTAKDSWPKLSGHLKKHQPKMSTTIRFGTTSGPCNISSSERTQCVEDMDEKANCDPERLLQCPFDKNHQIRACRFPYHLIKCRKNHPKLASELKTCPFNARHLVPQHELAYHTETCVDRISVHTEEDGGTNGHCQWQVPVSTWVNPTMTEDWDQEADDHAAPFVWGTNGALDLNMETRPTNNLGQIYRTPNTFPW, from the exons ATGTTGTTTGATAGGAGACCCTATGGCCTCGAGATAAGGACTGCAAAAGATAGCTGGCCTAAA TTGTCCGGTCATCTAAAGAAACACCAGCCAAAGATGTCAACCACAATTCGATTTGGAACCACTAGTGGTCCTTGCAACATCTCCTCTTCAGAGAGAACACAATGTGTAGAGGACATGG ATGAAAAGGCAAACTGTGACCCAGAAAGACTCCTCCAGTGCCCCTTTGACAAGAACCACCAGATCCGAGCGTGCCGCTTCCCGTACCATCTGATAAAGTGCAGGAAG AACCACCCGAAGCTGGCCAGTGAGCTGAAAACCTGCCCTTTCAACGCTCGTCACCTGGTGCCTCAGCATGAGCTTGCGTACCACACAGAAACTTGCGTGGACCGGATATctgtgcacacagaagaag ATGGAGGCACAAATGGACACTGTCAGTGGCAGGTCCCAGTCAGCACTTGGGTGAACCCAACCATGACTGAGGATTGGGACCAAG AGGCGGATGATCATGCTGCTCCATTTGTGTGGGGTACAAATGGAGCCCTGGATCTGAA TATGGAGACCAGGCCCACCAACAACCTTGGCCAGATTTATAGAACGCCTAATACGTTCCCATGGTAG
- the zgc:56699 gene encoding gametocyte-specific factor 1 isoform X2, translating into MSTTIRFGTTSGPCNISSSERTQCVEDMDEKANCDPERLLQCPFDKNHQIRACRFPYHLIKCRKNHPKLASELKTCPFNARHLVPQHELAYHTETCVDRISVHTEEDGGTNGHCQWQVPVSTWVNPTMTEDWDQEADDHAAPFVWGTNGALDLNMETRPTNNLGQIYRTPNTFPW; encoded by the exons ATGTCAACCACAATTCGATTTGGAACCACTAGTGGTCCTTGCAACATCTCCTCTTCAGAGAGAACACAATGTGTAGAGGACATGG ATGAAAAGGCAAACTGTGACCCAGAAAGACTCCTCCAGTGCCCCTTTGACAAGAACCACCAGATCCGAGCGTGCCGCTTCCCGTACCATCTGATAAAGTGCAGGAAG AACCACCCGAAGCTGGCCAGTGAGCTGAAAACCTGCCCTTTCAACGCTCGTCACCTGGTGCCTCAGCATGAGCTTGCGTACCACACAGAAACTTGCGTGGACCGGATATctgtgcacacagaagaag ATGGAGGCACAAATGGACACTGTCAGTGGCAGGTCCCAGTCAGCACTTGGGTGAACCCAACCATGACTGAGGATTGGGACCAAG AGGCGGATGATCATGCTGCTCCATTTGTGTGGGGTACAAATGGAGCCCTGGATCTGAA TATGGAGACCAGGCCCACCAACAACCTTGGCCAGATTTATAGAACGCCTAATACGTTCCCATGGTAG